One window from the genome of [Mycobacterium] stephanolepidis encodes:
- a CDS encoding MaoC/PaaZ C-terminal domain-containing protein, whose protein sequence is MADTKYPFNNDGLDQWGAEETIEVDKDRLIAYAEATNDPIEEHRKGEVAPPVFAVVPIFQSLVGTTMSVVPYQLIPRVVHGEQFFRFHRPIKPGDTLVAKSKMTGYEGMENGTRGTVYAETRDASGDLVNEQYVTFFFRKYDVGETRGVLGPNVVLDEAIKANGPAASLVQHVDDDQTFRYSPASGDPMPIHLDNDAAVAAGLPGIIAHGLCTMAFTSWAALTELADSRTERLKELAVRFAKPVLPGQDITTSFWKNGAAGTYSYETSVGDDLVIKNGHAVIA, encoded by the coding sequence ATGGCTGACACCAAGTACCCGTTCAACAATGACGGCCTGGACCAGTGGGGCGCCGAGGAGACCATCGAGGTCGACAAGGACCGCCTGATCGCCTATGCCGAGGCCACCAACGACCCGATCGAAGAGCATCGCAAGGGGGAGGTGGCACCACCGGTTTTCGCGGTGGTGCCCATCTTCCAGTCGCTCGTCGGCACCACGATGAGTGTCGTTCCCTACCAGCTGATTCCGCGCGTGGTGCACGGTGAGCAGTTCTTCCGGTTCCACCGGCCCATCAAGCCCGGCGATACACTGGTGGCCAAGTCGAAGATGACCGGCTACGAGGGTATGGAGAACGGAACCCGTGGCACGGTGTATGCCGAAACGCGAGATGCCTCGGGTGATCTGGTCAACGAGCAGTACGTGACCTTCTTCTTCCGCAAGTACGACGTGGGTGAGACGCGAGGTGTTCTCGGCCCGAACGTTGTGCTGGATGAGGCGATCAAGGCCAACGGACCGGCCGCCTCCCTGGTGCAGCATGTCGATGACGACCAGACGTTCCGGTACAGCCCGGCGTCGGGTGATCCGATGCCGATCCACCTGGACAACGATGCCGCAGTGGCGGCCGGACTGCCGGGCATCATCGCGCATGGGTTGTGCACCATGGCATTTACGTCATGGGCGGCCCTGACCGAGCTGGCCGACTCACGCACCGAGCGTCTCAAGGAACTGGCGGTGCGGTTCGCCAAGCCGGTGCTACCCGGACAGGACATCACCACCAGCTTCTGGAAGAACGGTGCCGCCGGTACCTATTCGTACGAAACCAGCGTCGGCGACGACCTCGTCATCAAAAACGGCCACGCCGTTATCGCCTAA
- a CDS encoding SDR family oxidoreductase, whose protein sequence is MGQLDGRVAVITGAGRGIGREHALLFAREGASVVVNDLGGANDGSGSDAGPAQEVVDEIVAAGGKAVANTDNISTWAGASNLVNQAVETFGQLDAVVNNAGILRDGFVAGLEEDQWDSVIQVHLKGHFAVLRHAAEYWKAQSKAGADVKATVVNTASDSGVTLPNPGQGNYGAAKAGIAALSCVAAAELERYGVKVNAIAPVARTRLTLATPGMGAIFAAPVDEGQFDMFSPANISPLVAYLSTEKNPWTGQVFKVTGGSIQRLKGWSVTDTAETDGPWSIDLVRESVEPWK, encoded by the coding sequence ATGGGACAGCTTGACGGACGGGTGGCGGTCATCACCGGTGCCGGACGTGGGATCGGTCGTGAGCACGCGCTGCTCTTCGCCAGGGAAGGCGCATCGGTGGTCGTCAACGACCTCGGCGGCGCCAACGACGGCTCCGGATCGGATGCCGGGCCCGCGCAGGAGGTGGTCGACGAGATCGTTGCCGCGGGAGGCAAAGCCGTTGCGAACACCGACAACATCTCGACCTGGGCCGGTGCCTCGAATCTGGTGAACCAGGCCGTCGAGACCTTCGGACAGCTGGACGCCGTCGTGAACAACGCGGGCATCCTGCGGGACGGTTTCGTCGCAGGCCTTGAGGAGGACCAGTGGGACTCGGTCATCCAGGTGCACCTCAAGGGGCATTTCGCGGTGCTGCGTCACGCAGCCGAGTATTGGAAGGCGCAGTCCAAGGCGGGTGCTGATGTCAAGGCCACCGTGGTGAACACCGCATCGGATTCCGGTGTGACACTGCCAAATCCGGGTCAGGGCAACTACGGTGCGGCCAAGGCCGGCATCGCGGCGCTGTCCTGCGTCGCGGCCGCAGAGCTGGAGCGGTACGGGGTCAAGGTGAACGCGATCGCGCCGGTGGCGCGCACGCGCCTGACGCTGGCCACACCGGGTATGGGTGCGATCTTTGCCGCGCCGGTGGACGAGGGACAGTTCGACATGTTCAGCCCGGCCAACATCTCACCGTTGGTGGCCTACCTGAGCACGGAGAAGAACCCGTGGACCGGCCAGGTGTTCAAGGTGACCGGCGGATCCATCCAGCGGCTCAAGGGTTGGTCGGTGACCGACACCGCCGAGACCGACGGACCGTGGAGCATTGACCTGGTGCGCGAGAGCGTCGAGCCCTGGAAGTAG
- a CDS encoding MIP/aquaporin family protein: MRHAGQLAAEFVGTLILILFGLGVVAQVVTAGNEDYGNHNSIAWAWGMGVAFGIFAAGRISGAHLNPAVTLALAAFRGFPWKQVVPFIVAQTAGAFVAALLVRWNYGSVLSAVDPGHTIATQGVFSTLPGNGALDVSLWGGLRDQIIGTAILLFLIFAISDRRNIRMPESLLPFAIGTVVVGLGMSWGSIAGYAINPARDFGPRLASYLTGFDTAFLDQHGAQYWWVPIVGPLIGGLLGAALYRYLVEAFLYADDSETQSPSHTEEFANG; this comes from the coding sequence ATGAGGCACGCCGGTCAACTCGCCGCGGAGTTCGTCGGCACGCTGATCTTGATTCTGTTCGGGTTGGGTGTCGTCGCACAGGTGGTGACGGCCGGGAACGAGGACTACGGCAATCACAACTCCATCGCCTGGGCCTGGGGCATGGGAGTCGCCTTCGGTATTTTCGCCGCCGGTCGGATATCCGGCGCGCACCTCAACCCGGCGGTCACCCTGGCGTTGGCGGCGTTTCGTGGATTCCCCTGGAAACAGGTGGTTCCGTTCATCGTGGCCCAGACCGCCGGTGCGTTCGTGGCGGCGCTGCTGGTTCGGTGGAACTACGGGAGTGTGTTGTCGGCCGTGGATCCCGGGCACACCATTGCGACGCAGGGGGTTTTCTCGACGCTGCCGGGCAATGGCGCCCTTGACGTCAGCCTGTGGGGCGGCCTGCGCGACCAGATCATCGGCACCGCGATCTTGCTGTTCCTGATCTTCGCCATTTCGGACCGGCGCAACATCCGCATGCCCGAGAGTCTTTTGCCCTTCGCGATCGGCACGGTGGTCGTCGGTCTGGGCATGTCGTGGGGGTCAATCGCGGGATACGCGATCAATCCGGCGCGCGACTTCGGACCCCGGCTGGCGTCCTATCTCACCGGATTCGATACGGCCTTCCTGGACCAGCACGGTGCCCAGTACTGGTGGGTGCCGATAGTGGGACCACTCATCGGAGGCCTGCTGGGGGCCGCCCTGTACCGCTACCTCGTGGAAGCATTCCTGTACGCAGACGATTCCGAAACCCAATCACCGTCGCACACCGAGGAGTTCGCCAATGGCTGA
- the glpK gene encoding glycerol kinase GlpK, giving the protein MADFVASIDQGTTSTRAMIFNHRGEEVGRHQLEHQQLLPRAGWVEHNPVEIWERTWSVLATSLNVTGLSSGDLAAVGVTNQRETTLVWNRHTGRPYCNAIVWQDTRTDKIAAALDRDGRGDVIREKAGLPPATYFSGGKLQWILENIDGVRRDAENGDALFGTPDSWVIWNLTGGIRGGVHVTDVTNASRTMLMNLETLDWDDELLSFFSIPRQMLPPIKASSPVEPFGVTTHMGPLGGEVPIAGDLGDQQAAMVGQVCLSPGEAKNTYGTGNFLLLNTGEELVRSRNGLLTTVCYQFGDNKPAYALEGSIAVTGSAVQWLRDQLGIISGAAQSEDLARQVEDNGGVYFVPAFSGLFAPYWRSDARGAIVGLSRFNTNAHLARATLEAICYQSREVVEAMEADSGVHLEVLKVDGGITANKLCMQIQADTLGVDVVKPVVAETTALGAAYAAGLAVGFWKDVEDLRRNWQEDERWSSSINEEQREHGFAGWKKAVQRTLDWVEV; this is encoded by the coding sequence ATGGCTGATTTCGTGGCATCGATCGACCAGGGCACGACCAGCACGCGTGCCATGATCTTCAACCACCGGGGCGAGGAGGTCGGCCGCCACCAGTTGGAGCATCAGCAGCTGCTGCCGCGTGCTGGCTGGGTGGAGCACAATCCGGTGGAGATCTGGGAACGCACCTGGTCGGTGCTGGCCACTTCCCTGAACGTGACCGGGTTGTCGTCGGGGGATCTGGCCGCGGTGGGGGTGACCAACCAGCGCGAGACCACGTTGGTGTGGAACCGTCACACCGGCCGGCCGTACTGCAATGCCATCGTGTGGCAGGACACCCGCACCGACAAGATCGCGGCGGCGCTGGACCGAGACGGCCGCGGTGACGTCATCCGTGAGAAGGCCGGATTGCCACCTGCCACATACTTTTCCGGCGGCAAGCTGCAGTGGATTCTGGAGAACATCGACGGTGTGCGCCGCGACGCGGAGAACGGGGATGCGCTCTTCGGCACCCCCGATAGCTGGGTGATCTGGAACCTTACCGGCGGCATTCGTGGCGGGGTGCACGTCACCGACGTGACCAACGCCAGCCGTACGATGCTGATGAACCTGGAGACCCTGGATTGGGATGACGAGCTGTTGTCGTTCTTTTCCATTCCGCGCCAGATGCTTCCGCCGATCAAGGCATCCTCGCCGGTAGAGCCCTTTGGTGTGACGACCCATATGGGGCCGCTCGGGGGTGAGGTGCCCATTGCCGGTGACCTGGGCGATCAGCAGGCGGCGATGGTGGGGCAGGTGTGCCTGAGCCCCGGCGAGGCCAAGAACACCTATGGCACCGGAAACTTCTTGCTACTCAACACCGGTGAAGAATTGGTCCGCTCCCGCAACGGGTTGTTGACCACGGTCTGTTACCAATTCGGGGACAACAAACCGGCGTACGCGCTGGAGGGTTCCATCGCGGTTACCGGCTCGGCGGTGCAGTGGTTGCGGGATCAGCTCGGCATCATCAGCGGTGCCGCACAGAGCGAGGATTTGGCGCGTCAGGTCGAGGACAACGGCGGAGTCTATTTCGTACCGGCCTTCTCGGGTCTGTTCGCGCCGTACTGGCGTTCGGATGCCCGCGGCGCGATCGTGGGCCTTTCCCGGTTCAACACCAACGCGCATTTGGCGCGCGCGACGCTGGAGGCGATCTGCTACCAGAGCCGCGAAGTGGTCGAGGCCATGGAGGCCGACTCGGGTGTGCACCTGGAGGTGCTCAAGGTGGACGGTGGGATCACCGCGAATAAGCTTTGCATGCAGATCCAGGCCGACACCCTGGGCGTGGATGTCGTCAAACCTGTTGTCGCCGAGACGACCGCGCTCGGTGCTGCGTATGCGGCGGGCTTGGCCGTTGGTTTCTGGAAGGACGTCGAGGACCTGCGGCGGAACTGGCAGGAAGACGAGCGATGGAGCTCCTCGATCAACGAAGAACAGCGCGAGCACGGATTCGCCGGCTGGAAGAAGGCCGTACAGCGCACGCTGGACTGGGTCGAGGTGTAA
- a CDS encoding PadR family transcriptional regulator — translation MTSHEERAEQFRPDTPFGFGFGFDPTRRGPGRRHGGRRHECDPRGEFQEQAWAGRRGPGAFMDRGFGPGFGRGFGPGFGPGFGFGFGDQPRGRGRGRGQRGDVRAAILALLAERPMHGYEMIREIAERSNNIWRPSPGSVYPTLQLLVDEGLIVEAEGSGSRKQFELTEEGKAGAAKLDTPPWDKINEDADPSVLDLRSALGQLMGAVAQSAHAASAEQQQRIIEIVNSARKQIYGILGETD, via the coding sequence ATGACTTCCCATGAGGAAAGGGCCGAGCAGTTTCGGCCCGACACACCATTTGGTTTCGGATTCGGTTTCGACCCCACACGTCGCGGACCAGGTCGGCGCCACGGTGGTCGTCGTCACGAATGCGACCCGCGCGGCGAGTTCCAGGAGCAAGCCTGGGCTGGGCGTCGCGGCCCCGGCGCGTTCATGGACCGCGGGTTCGGGCCAGGGTTTGGACGCGGATTCGGTCCGGGCTTCGGCCCTGGTTTCGGATTCGGTTTCGGTGACCAGCCGCGTGGACGCGGACGAGGACGTGGCCAGCGCGGCGACGTCCGGGCCGCCATCCTGGCGCTGCTCGCCGAACGCCCGATGCACGGCTACGAGATGATCCGCGAGATCGCCGAACGCAGCAATAACATCTGGCGGCCAAGCCCCGGTTCGGTCTATCCGACACTGCAACTGCTCGTCGACGAGGGCCTCATCGTCGAGGCCGAAGGCAGCGGCAGCCGCAAGCAGTTCGAGCTCACCGAAGAAGGCAAGGCTGGCGCGGCCAAACTCGACACCCCGCCCTGGGACAAGATCAACGAGGACGCCGATCCATCGGTGCTCGATCTTCGTTCCGCACTCGGTCAGCTGATGGGCGCGGTCGCGCAATCGGCCCACGCCGCCTCAGCCGAACAGCAGCAGCGGATCATCGAGATCGTAAATTCTGCCCGCAAGCAGATCTACGGCATCTTGGGCGAAACCGACTAG
- a CDS encoding cation:proton antiporter, which translates to MSGFGFPTLAIVVVVGMVGPLLALNTRLRIPVVIGELLAGIIIGRTGFSWIDAFDPTFKMFADVGFALVMFVAGTHVPIRDKTMVAALPKAALRAIVVGAVGAVLGVLLANAFHTGHAPLYAVLIASSSAALVLPIIDSLGLQGPKVLSATAQVAIADTASIVLLPLVIDLKHAPRAAVGAVAVAACAGIVFVILRALDQAGKLDRFHDYSKQRRVAMELRISLAIVFGLAALAVETHVSIMLAGFALGLVVAGIGEPRRLAKQLFGFTEGFFSPLFFVWLGASLHVRELGENPKLMLLGLGLGGSAVLAHVVGRLFGQPVSLGALAAAQLGVPIAAAAIGEQQQSLLHGEAAALILGALVTIVAATLGGSVYAKTSARNQPGVAKPEGPRGDSEGSEAADAEGGPAQSAGGTGDGAAG; encoded by the coding sequence ATGAGCGGATTTGGATTTCCGACCCTGGCGATCGTCGTCGTCGTCGGAATGGTCGGGCCGCTGCTCGCACTCAATACGCGGCTGCGGATTCCTGTCGTCATCGGTGAACTACTCGCCGGAATCATCATCGGCCGCACCGGATTTAGCTGGATCGACGCCTTCGATCCCACGTTCAAGATGTTCGCCGACGTCGGGTTCGCACTGGTCATGTTCGTGGCAGGCACGCATGTGCCCATACGCGACAAGACGATGGTGGCCGCACTACCCAAGGCGGCACTGCGCGCCATCGTGGTGGGCGCGGTCGGTGCGGTACTCGGAGTGCTGCTGGCCAACGCGTTCCACACCGGACACGCACCGCTGTACGCGGTGCTCATCGCCTCCTCCTCGGCGGCGCTGGTACTGCCGATCATCGACTCCCTGGGCCTGCAAGGGCCCAAGGTGTTGAGCGCCACCGCGCAGGTCGCCATCGCCGATACCGCGTCGATTGTGCTGCTGCCCTTGGTTATCGATCTCAAACATGCTCCCCGTGCTGCCGTCGGTGCGGTGGCCGTTGCGGCGTGCGCGGGCATTGTCTTCGTGATCCTGCGCGCGCTCGATCAGGCCGGAAAGCTCGACCGGTTCCACGACTATTCAAAGCAGCGCCGAGTGGCCATGGAGCTACGGATCAGCCTGGCCATCGTCTTCGGGCTGGCGGCGCTGGCCGTGGAGACCCACGTGTCGATCATGTTGGCCGGGTTCGCCCTGGGCCTGGTCGTCGCGGGCATCGGAGAGCCGCGCCGCCTTGCCAAGCAGTTGTTCGGATTCACCGAGGGCTTCTTCTCGCCGCTGTTCTTCGTCTGGCTGGGGGCGTCCCTGCACGTGCGTGAGCTCGGTGAGAACCCCAAGCTCATGCTGCTGGGGCTGGGCCTGGGTGGCTCGGCCGTGTTGGCCCATGTGGTCGGACGGCTCTTCGGACAGCCTGTATCGCTGGGTGCGTTGGCGGCGGCTCAGCTCGGCGTGCCCATCGCGGCGGCCGCGATCGGCGAACAGCAGCAATCATTACTGCACGGTGAGGCTGCGGCACTCATCTTGGGGGCACTGGTCACGATCGTCGCGGCAACGCTAGGCGGCTCGGTCTACGCGAAGACGTCTGCCCGGAATCAGCCAGGGGTAGCGAAACCTGAAGGCCCCCGAGGAGACTCGGAGGGTTCTGAAGCTGCCGATGCCGAGGGTGGTCCGGCCCAGTCGGCCGGCGGGACAGGCGACGGCGCCGCAGGGTAG
- a CDS encoding stage II sporulation protein M produces MDVDAFVATHRGTWDRLELLLKRRRSLSGPEIDELVELYQRVSTHLSTVRSSSGDPALVGRLSNLVARARSAVTGEHAPLWRHFIRFWTVSFPVVAYRSWRWWLGATVASMVLAVAVGIWVMHSAELQSVIGTPDEIAHLVNEDFENYYSEHPAAAFALHVWINNSWVAAQCIIFAVLLGIPIPFVLFMNAANVGVAGGLMIAAGRGDVFFGLILPHGLLELTAVFLAAGAGMRLGWKVIDPGDRPRGQVLAEQGRAVMSVAGGLVGVLLVSGLIEALVTPSPLPTFARVAIGVIAEALFLAYVVILGRRGVAANESGDMEDAPDYAPAS; encoded by the coding sequence ATGGACGTGGACGCATTCGTCGCCACTCACCGGGGGACATGGGACCGACTGGAGCTGCTGCTCAAGCGCAGGAGGAGCCTGAGCGGTCCAGAGATCGATGAGCTGGTCGAGCTGTACCAGCGAGTGTCGACACACCTGTCGACCGTGCGGTCGTCCTCGGGGGATCCGGCATTGGTCGGGCGGCTGTCCAACCTGGTTGCCCGGGCACGTTCGGCCGTAACCGGCGAGCATGCCCCGCTGTGGCGTCACTTCATCCGATTCTGGACGGTGTCGTTTCCCGTGGTCGCCTACCGGAGCTGGCGTTGGTGGCTGGGCGCGACGGTCGCCTCGATGGTGTTGGCAGTCGCCGTCGGTATCTGGGTGATGCACTCGGCCGAGCTGCAATCGGTGATCGGAACACCCGATGAGATTGCGCACCTGGTGAACGAGGACTTCGAAAACTATTACAGCGAGCATCCCGCGGCGGCCTTCGCGCTGCACGTGTGGATCAACAACTCGTGGGTGGCGGCCCAGTGCATCATCTTCGCCGTGCTGCTGGGCATTCCCATCCCGTTTGTGCTGTTCATGAATGCGGCGAATGTGGGCGTGGCCGGTGGTTTGATGATCGCGGCGGGCCGCGGAGATGTGTTCTTCGGCCTGATCCTTCCGCACGGTCTCTTGGAGTTGACGGCGGTGTTCTTGGCCGCGGGCGCGGGAATGCGCCTGGGATGGAAGGTCATTGACCCCGGCGATCGGCCCCGTGGACAAGTGCTTGCCGAGCAGGGCCGTGCCGTCATGTCGGTGGCGGGCGGATTGGTCGGGGTACTGCTGGTGAGCGGTCTCATCGAGGCGCTGGTCACCCCGTCGCCGTTGCCCACATTCGCGCGTGTGGCAATCGGGGTGATCGCGGAGGCGCTGTTCCTGGCCTATGTGGTGATTCTCGGGCGGCGTGGGGTGGCCGCTAACGAATCCGGCGATATGGAAGATGCTCCCGACTACGCTCCGGCTTCCTGA
- a CDS encoding DUF58 domain-containing protein translates to MILTGRAGLAALLGALLILVSQWPVRLFWLLLLALAVLIVVDIAAAASPRRLTFVRSGPDSIRLGESADITLQIQNPGRRVRGWVRDSWAPSMRATPRAHRLNLRTGERTQIVTSLHPLRRGDHRPATVTVRTVGPLGLAGRQGRHDVPWQLRVLPPFLSRKHLPSRLAKLRELEGAIPVLIRGQGTEFDSLREYVVGDDVRSIDWRASARRNDVVVRTWRPERDRRILVVLDTGRTSAGRIGVDPTSGDPSGWPRLDWAMDAALLLVALASRAGDRVDFLAHDRTVRSQVSGASRNELLSLVVNAMAPLEPSLVESDARDLVATIRRKSRHRSLIVLLTDLNPEALEEGLLPLLPQLTSHHHLLVAAVSDPRVDDMVMPENSTAPGNIRSLDVEQVYDAAAAERTRGGRRRIVTLLRRQGVEVVDAPPDEIAPALADRYLSLKASGRL, encoded by the coding sequence GTGATTCTCACCGGACGCGCGGGATTGGCGGCGCTGCTCGGCGCGCTGCTGATCCTGGTGTCGCAGTGGCCGGTTCGGCTGTTCTGGCTGCTACTCCTGGCGCTCGCGGTACTGATCGTCGTCGATATCGCCGCCGCCGCCAGCCCGCGCCGTCTCACCTTTGTCCGGTCGGGGCCGGATTCCATCCGGCTTGGTGAATCCGCAGACATCACCCTGCAGATCCAGAATCCGGGCCGCCGGGTACGCGGATGGGTCCGGGACAGTTGGGCACCGAGCATGCGTGCCACACCACGGGCACACCGGTTGAATCTGCGCACCGGCGAACGCACACAGATCGTTACCTCCTTGCACCCCTTGCGCCGTGGCGATCACCGGCCGGCGACGGTGACCGTCCGCACGGTGGGACCGCTGGGGTTGGCCGGGCGGCAGGGACGTCACGACGTGCCGTGGCAGCTGCGCGTACTGCCGCCGTTCCTGAGTCGCAAGCATCTGCCATCCCGCCTGGCCAAACTGCGCGAACTCGAAGGCGCCATCCCTGTGCTGATCCGCGGCCAAGGCACCGAATTCGACTCGCTGCGTGAATATGTCGTGGGCGACGATGTCCGGTCCATCGACTGGCGCGCCTCCGCCCGGCGCAATGACGTGGTGGTACGCACCTGGCGTCCGGAACGAGACCGCCGCATCCTCGTGGTGCTGGACACCGGTCGCACCTCGGCGGGACGCATCGGCGTCGACCCGACATCGGGTGATCCCTCCGGGTGGCCGCGGTTGGACTGGGCGATGGACGCCGCATTGCTGTTGGTGGCATTGGCATCTCGCGCCGGAGATCGCGTGGACTTCCTGGCGCACGACCGCACGGTGCGCTCGCAGGTGTCCGGAGCATCGCGCAACGAACTGCTTTCGCTCGTGGTCAACGCGATGGCGCCGCTGGAACCCTCGCTTGTCGAATCCGACGCCCGCGATCTCGTGGCCACCATCCGTCGCAAATCTCGTCATCGCTCGCTCATCGTGCTCCTGACCGACCTGAACCCCGAGGCCCTCGAGGAGGGCCTGCTACCGCTACTTCCCCAGCTGACCAGCCATCACCACCTGCTGGTAGCCGCGGTCAGCGATCCACGTGTCGACGACATGGTGATGCCCGAGAACTCCACGGCGCCAGGAAATATCCGGTCGCTCGACGTCGAGCAGGTCTACGACGCGGCCGCCGCCGAACGTACCCGCGGCGGACGCCGACGCATCGTCACCCTGTTGCGTCGTCAAGGTGTCGAAGTCGTCGACGCCCCACCGGACGAGATCGCCCCGGCCCTTGCCGACCGGTATCTGTCGTTGAAGGCATCCGGACGCCTGTAG
- a CDS encoding AAA family ATPase produces MTQASTTGNSEDAARNALAALREQIATVVVGQDSVVSGLVVALLCRGHVLLEGVPGVAKTLLVRTLSAALSLEFKRVQFTPDLMPGDVTGSLVYDARTAAFEFRAGPVFTNLLLADEINRTPPKTQAALLEAMEERQVTVDGTPRPLPDPFIVAATQNPIEYEGTYQLPEAQLDRFLMKLNVSLPERDQEIAILERHAHGFDPRNLSHVTPVASAADLEAGRAAVGRVLVAPEVLAYVVDVIRATRQSPSLQLGASPRAATALLATSRAWAWLSGRNYVTPDDVKAMARPTLRHRIGLRPEAELEGATSDRVLDGILVTVPVPR; encoded by the coding sequence GTGACACAGGCATCCACCACCGGGAACTCTGAGGACGCCGCGCGCAATGCCCTGGCCGCGTTGCGCGAACAAATCGCCACCGTGGTCGTGGGGCAGGATTCCGTGGTCAGCGGACTGGTCGTCGCGCTCCTGTGCCGCGGGCACGTCCTGTTGGAAGGCGTCCCCGGAGTCGCGAAAACCCTTCTGGTGCGTACGCTCTCGGCGGCGCTGTCCCTGGAGTTCAAGCGGGTACAGTTCACCCCCGACCTGATGCCGGGTGACGTCACCGGGTCCCTGGTCTATGACGCACGCACCGCGGCATTCGAGTTCCGGGCCGGTCCGGTGTTCACCAATCTGCTGCTGGCCGACGAGATCAACCGCACCCCGCCCAAGACGCAGGCGGCACTGCTGGAGGCCATGGAGGAGCGTCAGGTGACGGTCGATGGCACTCCACGGCCGCTCCCCGATCCCTTCATCGTCGCCGCGACCCAGAATCCCATCGAATACGAGGGCACCTATCAGCTGCCCGAGGCTCAGTTGGACCGCTTCCTCATGAAGCTCAACGTGTCTCTGCCGGAACGTGATCAGGAGATTGCCATCCTGGAGCGGCACGCGCACGGATTCGACCCCCGCAACCTGTCCCATGTCACTCCGGTCGCCTCTGCCGCCGACCTGGAGGCCGGACGCGCCGCGGTGGGCCGCGTGCTGGTGGCCCCCGAGGTGCTCGCCTACGTGGTCGACGTCATCCGCGCCACCCGCCAATCGCCCTCGCTACAGCTGGGCGCCTCCCCGCGCGCTGCGACAGCCCTGCTGGCGACATCCCGTGCGTGGGCGTGGCTTTCCGGGCGCAACTACGTCACCCCGGACGATGTCAAGGCGATGGCGCGCCCGACCCTGCGCCACCGCATCGGCCTGCGCCCCGAGGCCGAGTTGGAGGGCGCCACCTCGGACCGAGTGCTCGACGGCATCCTCGTCACGGTTCCGGTGCCGCGCTAG
- a CDS encoding DUF4350 domain-containing protein: protein MTTSTATSPRLRDRWRTWAWILTALVAIVVTGLLVTKSPRPEGYLDPEAVTQRGGHALAQLLRERGVTVTRATTIGEVRAAMRPDSQLMVLDNGNLTDEILDSLIEIPGDRLLLAPYSATRERLASQARITSYQSDEIVEPNCDLREAQRAGTIQTYIGPTYTFTNPGPGQISCYGGTLLRYPEGTRTITVLGDDTLLSNLQLAKQGNAALAMNLAGRSSHLVWYVPERPKVGTSAQPKSMGDLIPDQVSMAMWQLCIVVLLLALWRGRRLGPVVAEKLPVIVRASETTEGRGRLYRSRRARDLAAASLREAATYRIVRRLGLPVDETPQVVTTTVAQRIGRNPIEIHHVLFGPVPSDDQQLTNLTRQLDLLERQVRES from the coding sequence GTGACCACCAGCACCGCCACCTCTCCCCGCCTCCGGGACCGCTGGCGCACCTGGGCATGGATCCTGACCGCGCTGGTCGCCATCGTCGTCACGGGTCTACTGGTCACCAAATCACCTCGGCCCGAGGGCTATCTCGACCCCGAAGCCGTGACCCAGCGGGGCGGGCACGCTCTCGCGCAACTGCTGCGCGAGCGCGGTGTCACCGTCACACGCGCCACCACCATCGGCGAGGTCCGTGCCGCGATGCGACCCGACAGCCAGCTCATGGTGCTGGACAATGGGAATCTCACCGACGAGATACTGGACTCTCTGATTGAGATTCCCGGGGATCGCCTGCTGCTGGCGCCGTACTCCGCGACCCGTGAGCGGCTGGCCTCGCAGGCACGCATCACCTCATACCAAAGCGATGAGATCGTCGAACCCAACTGCGATCTCCGGGAAGCTCAGCGGGCCGGCACCATTCAGACATACATCGGCCCCACCTACACATTCACCAATCCAGGTCCCGGCCAAATCAGCTGCTACGGCGGCACACTGCTGCGTTATCCCGAGGGCACCCGCACCATCACCGTGCTGGGCGATGACACCCTGCTATCCAACCTGCAACTGGCCAAGCAGGGCAATGCGGCATTGGCCATGAATCTGGCCGGCCGCTCCTCGCACCTGGTCTGGTACGTCCCCGAACGGCCGAAGGTCGGCACCAGCGCCCAACCGAAATCGATGGGTGATCTGATCCCCGACCAAGTGAGCATGGCCATGTGGCAGCTCTGCATCGTCGTACTGCTGCTCGCTCTCTGGCGGGGCCGCCGCCTGGGGCCCGTGGTCGCCGAAAAGCTTCCGGTGATCGTGCGCGCTTCGGAAACCACCGAGGGGCGCGGGCGCCTCTACCGGTCGCGCCGTGCCCGCGATCTCGCCGCCGCATCGTTGCGCGAGGCCGCCACCTACCGGATCGTACGCCGGCTCGGCCTCCCGGTCGACGAGACGCCGCAGGTCGTCACCACCACCGTCGCTCAGCGAATAGGCCGTAACCCCATCGAGATTCACCATGTGCTGTTCGGCCCCGTCCCGTCCGATGACCAACAGCTCACCAATCTGACTCGACAACTGGATCTTCTGGAAAGGCAGGTACGCGAATCGTGA